A stretch of the Archangium violaceum genome encodes the following:
- a CDS encoding social motility and stimulation tgl protein, with translation MFSIDERFRGLPASREQVLALYQSINSPHLAIPGKPAGPAQAFVLGLRGSGGFAVFIYLYLSEAQDCAVYVPGRRTSLQEEYQQDEAEALAFVESMGFMMDNANFRAQPTARQDEMLKTLPVFYKDPKLVPGAAKSRADEKRTASTNLGRLLSSF, from the coding sequence GTGTTCTCCATCGATGAGCGGTTCCGGGGCCTGCCGGCCAGCCGCGAGCAGGTCCTGGCGCTGTACCAGTCCATCAACTCGCCGCACCTGGCCATCCCCGGCAAGCCGGCGGGGCCAGCGCAGGCGTTCGTGCTGGGCCTGCGCGGCTCGGGCGGCTTCGCCGTCTTCATCTACCTCTACCTGTCCGAGGCCCAGGACTGCGCGGTGTATGTCCCCGGCCGACGCACCTCGCTCCAGGAGGAGTACCAGCAGGACGAGGCCGAGGCGCTCGCCTTCGTGGAGTCCATGGGGTTCATGATGGACAACGCGAACTTCCGTGCCCAGCCCACCGCGCGCCAGGACGAGATGCTCAAGACCTTGCCCGTGTTCTACAAGGACCCGAAGCTGGTGCCGGGCGCCGCCAAGAGCCGCGCCGATGAGAAGCGCACGGCTTCGACGAACCTGGGCCGCCTGCTGTCCTCCTTTTGA
- a CDS encoding lytic transglycosylase domain-containing protein has product MATPTAPGGRRGEGLFRWLYVLGSGCGKLPLVAGVALVLSARAVPLFAPADVPPVVESSRFEAAPPDAALIDAVLAKRAPELGLTLRRQIVHAIAEEAGRAGYDPLLILAIIDVESDFTEEAISEKGARGLMQIKPSTLHFLAEKEGLRLSREEVASDPALGVRLGIRYLRTLNDRFGDLDLALMAYNAGPTRIWQAKKAGELDTFRRYPRLVRRDFRRFREGEGLGGDWALAQREVLEKSPEEKAP; this is encoded by the coding sequence ATGGCGACCCCCACCGCTCCAGGAGGGCGGCGAGGGGAGGGGCTGTTCCGCTGGTTGTACGTGCTCGGTTCCGGGTGTGGAAAGCTGCCCCTGGTGGCGGGGGTGGCCCTGGTGCTGTCGGCCCGGGCGGTGCCCTTGTTCGCTCCGGCCGACGTGCCGCCTGTCGTCGAGTCCTCGCGTTTCGAGGCGGCTCCGCCGGACGCCGCGCTCATCGACGCGGTGCTGGCCAAGCGAGCCCCGGAACTGGGTCTCACGCTGCGCCGGCAGATCGTCCACGCCATCGCCGAGGAGGCCGGCCGGGCGGGGTATGATCCGCTGCTGATCCTCGCCATCATCGACGTGGAGTCGGACTTCACGGAGGAAGCCATTTCCGAGAAGGGCGCGCGGGGGCTGATGCAGATCAAGCCCAGCACGCTGCACTTCCTCGCGGAGAAGGAGGGGCTGCGCCTGTCTCGCGAGGAGGTGGCCTCGGATCCGGCCCTGGGTGTGCGTCTGGGTATCCGCTACCTGCGGACCCTGAACGACCGCTTCGGTGACCTGGATCTGGCCCTCATGGCCTACAACGCCGGCCCCACCCGCATCTGGCAGGCCAAGAAGGCGGGCGAGCTGGACACCTTCCGTCGCTACCCCCGGCTGGTGCGCCGCGACTTCAGGCGCTTCCGGGAGGGGGAGGGGCTTGGGGGTGACTGGGCACTCGCTCAGCGAGAGGTCCTGGAGAAGTCTCCCGAAGAGAAGGCTCCCTGA
- a CDS encoding phasin family protein, whose product MDKQETPQKHPLAETFERVWSQALLAVSTAEDEAARTVQRVAELAGWSQEEMIRQGRLLTERLTGHRKDLEHNVEEGVRRALVHFKIPRRDEIQDIEARLSRLAERIDALGQRK is encoded by the coding sequence ATGGACAAGCAGGAGACCCCGCAGAAGCATCCGCTCGCGGAGACGTTCGAGCGGGTGTGGAGCCAGGCACTGCTGGCTGTGTCCACAGCCGAGGACGAGGCCGCGCGCACGGTGCAGCGCGTCGCCGAGCTGGCGGGTTGGAGCCAGGAAGAGATGATCCGCCAGGGTCGGCTCCTGACGGAGCGGTTGACGGGTCACCGCAAGGACCTGGAGCACAACGTGGAGGAGGGTGTCCGACGCGCCCTCGTGCACTTCAAGATTCCGCGCCGGGATGAAATCCAGGACATCGAGGCGCGGCTGAGCCGACTCGCCGAGCGCATCGACGCGTTGGGGCAACGCAAATGA
- the rpoC gene encoding DNA-directed RNA polymerase subunit beta' has product MKDIFNFFEKPKDPLSFNAIRIALASPDKIRQWSHGEVKKPETINYRTFKPERDGLFCARIFGPVKDYECNCGKYKRMKHRGVVCEKCGVEVIQSKVRRERLGHITLATPVAHIWFLKSLPSRIGNLLDITLKELEKVLYCESYIIIDPKATPLQRGELVSEEKLHRLYEEHGEDSFSAGMGGEAVREMLKSIDVARLSEDLRRDMRETNSEAKKKKYAKRLKVAEAFRMSGNKPEWMMLDVIPVIPPDLRPLVPLDGGRFATSDLNDLYRRVINRNNRLKRLQELNAPDIIIRNEKRMLQEAVDALFDNGRRGKTITGPNKRPLKSLSDMLKGKQGRFRQNLLGKRVDYSGRSVIVVGPELRLHQCGLPKIMALELFKPFIYNKLEEKGYVTTIKSAKKMVEKERPEVWDILEDVIREHPVLLNRAPTLHRLGMQAFEPVLIEGKAIQLHPLVCAAFNADFDGDQMAVHVPLSIEAQMEARVLMMSTNNILSPANGKPIIVPTQDMVLGIYYMTRAREFAHGEGRVFSSPDEVRAAYDHGEVHLQAKIVCRIQGKRKETTVGRVLLWDIVPRKVGFDAINKVLDKKSLGALIDLCYRLTGEKETVLLADRIRSLGYTNATRAGISIALKDMIIPAKKQEFLDFARKEVAEIENQYLEGLITDGERYNKVIDIWAEITEKVAAEMMQQISQDEAVGERDGKREVRKQPSFNPIYIMADSGARGSAQQIRQLAGMRGLMAKPSGEIIETPITANFREGLSVLQYFISTHGARKGLADTALKTANSGYLTRRLVDVAQDAIINEYDCGTMDGLFIGALVEGGEIIEALGERILGRVALDDILDPVTNDVLVRANEEIDEDRVKRIENSGLDKVKIRSVLTCQAKRGICVECYGRDLARGRKVSVGEAVGVIAAQSIGEPGTQLTMRTFHIGGAATRRAEQSSLENRNAGLVKFAGLNTVQKKDGSLVAMNRNGEIVIVDESGRERERYQVIYGARILVKEGQRLEAGTLLAEWDPFAIPLLTEVGGIVRFEDIIEGVTMNESLDEVTGLSRKTVVESKDPEARPRITIRDEQGNTKDLISSKAPASYFLPQGSIITVNDGDEIHAGEVIAKVPRETTKTKDITGGLPRVAELFEARKPKDAAAIAEIDGVVSFGKDTKGKRKLILTPEVNGELRTDLAKEYLISKGKNISVHAGDRVKAGEALMDGSANPHDILKVLGEKALAGYLVDEVQEVYRLQGVKINDKHIEVIVRQMLRRVRVTDVGDTSFLVDEQVEKYVFEEENEKVMAQGQRPAVGEPLLLGITKASLSTESFISASSFQETTKVLTEAAINGKVDYLRGLKENVIMGRLIPAGTGLPNYKYLDIEVESPADEISEMEAALAATHGDDVAPSLSPTGGRSEGSQTSGAA; this is encoded by the coding sequence GTGAAGGACATTTTCAACTTCTTCGAGAAGCCGAAGGATCCGCTCTCGTTCAACGCCATCCGCATCGCGCTGGCGTCGCCGGACAAGATCCGCCAGTGGTCGCACGGCGAGGTGAAGAAGCCCGAGACGATCAACTACCGCACCTTCAAGCCGGAGCGGGACGGCCTGTTCTGCGCCCGCATCTTCGGCCCGGTGAAGGACTACGAGTGCAACTGCGGCAAGTACAAGCGCATGAAGCACCGTGGCGTCGTGTGCGAGAAGTGCGGCGTGGAGGTCATTCAGTCCAAGGTGCGCCGTGAGCGCCTGGGCCACATCACGCTCGCCACGCCCGTGGCGCATATCTGGTTCCTCAAGTCGCTGCCCTCGCGCATCGGCAACCTGCTCGACATCACGCTCAAGGAGCTCGAGAAGGTCCTCTACTGCGAGAGCTACATCATCATCGACCCGAAGGCGACGCCACTGCAGAGGGGCGAGCTCGTCAGCGAGGAGAAGCTCCACCGGCTCTACGAGGAGCACGGTGAGGACTCCTTCTCCGCTGGCATGGGCGGTGAGGCCGTTCGCGAGATGCTGAAGTCCATCGATGTCGCGCGCCTGTCCGAGGACCTGCGCCGCGACATGCGCGAGACCAACTCGGAGGCGAAGAAGAAGAAGTACGCCAAGCGCCTCAAGGTGGCCGAGGCCTTCCGCATGTCCGGCAACAAGCCGGAGTGGATGATGCTGGACGTCATCCCCGTCATCCCGCCCGACCTCCGTCCCCTGGTTCCCCTGGACGGTGGCCGCTTCGCGACGTCCGACCTCAACGACCTGTACCGCCGCGTCATCAACCGCAACAACCGCCTCAAGCGGCTGCAGGAGCTGAACGCGCCGGACATCATCATCCGCAACGAGAAGCGGATGCTCCAGGAGGCCGTCGACGCGCTGTTCGACAACGGCCGCCGCGGCAAGACGATCACCGGCCCCAACAAGCGGCCGCTGAAGTCCCTCTCCGACATGCTCAAGGGCAAGCAGGGCCGGTTCCGTCAGAACCTGCTCGGCAAGCGCGTGGACTACTCCGGTCGCTCCGTGATCGTGGTGGGCCCCGAGCTGCGCCTGCACCAGTGCGGCCTGCCGAAGATCATGGCGCTCGAGCTCTTCAAGCCGTTCATCTACAACAAGCTCGAGGAGAAGGGCTACGTCACCACCATCAAGAGCGCCAAGAAGATGGTGGAGAAGGAGCGTCCCGAGGTCTGGGACATCCTCGAGGACGTCATCCGCGAGCACCCGGTCCTCCTGAACCGTGCGCCGACCCTGCACCGCCTCGGCATGCAGGCCTTCGAGCCCGTGCTCATCGAGGGCAAGGCCATTCAGCTCCACCCGCTGGTGTGCGCCGCCTTCAACGCCGACTTCGACGGCGACCAGATGGCCGTGCACGTGCCGCTCTCCATCGAGGCTCAGATGGAGGCCCGCGTGCTGATGATGTCGACCAACAACATCCTCAGCCCCGCCAACGGCAAGCCCATCATCGTCCCCACGCAGGACATGGTGCTCGGCATCTACTACATGACGCGCGCCCGTGAGTTCGCCCACGGCGAGGGCCGCGTGTTCTCGTCCCCGGACGAGGTGCGCGCCGCGTACGACCACGGCGAGGTGCACCTGCAGGCGAAGATCGTCTGCCGCATCCAGGGCAAGCGCAAGGAGACCACCGTCGGCCGCGTCCTCCTGTGGGACATCGTGCCGCGCAAGGTGGGCTTCGACGCCATCAACAAGGTGCTCGACAAGAAGTCGCTCGGCGCGCTCATCGACCTCTGCTACCGCCTCACCGGCGAGAAGGAGACGGTGCTGCTGGCCGACCGCATCCGGTCGCTCGGCTACACCAACGCCACCCGCGCCGGTATCTCCATCGCGCTCAAGGACATGATCATCCCCGCGAAGAAGCAGGAGTTCCTGGACTTCGCGCGCAAGGAGGTCGCGGAGATCGAGAACCAGTACCTCGAGGGTCTCATCACCGACGGCGAGCGCTACAACAAGGTCATCGATATCTGGGCGGAGATCACCGAGAAGGTGGCCGCCGAGATGATGCAGCAGATCTCCCAGGACGAGGCCGTGGGCGAGAGGGACGGCAAGCGCGAGGTGCGCAAGCAGCCGTCGTTCAACCCCATCTACATCATGGCCGACTCCGGTGCCCGCGGCAGCGCCCAGCAGATCCGCCAGCTGGCTGGTATGCGTGGCCTCATGGCCAAGCCCTCGGGTGAAATCATCGAGACGCCCATCACGGCCAACTTCCGTGAAGGCCTCTCCGTGCTGCAGTACTTCATCTCCACCCACGGCGCCCGCAAGGGTCTGGCGGACACGGCCCTCAAGACGGCCAACTCCGGTTACCTCACCCGCCGTCTCGTGGACGTGGCGCAGGACGCCATCATCAACGAGTACGACTGCGGCACCATGGACGGCCTGTTCATCGGCGCCCTGGTCGAGGGCGGCGAGATCATCGAGGCGCTCGGTGAGCGCATCCTCGGCCGCGTGGCCCTGGACGACATCCTCGATCCGGTGACGAACGACGTGCTCGTGCGCGCCAACGAGGAGATCGACGAGGATCGCGTCAAGCGCATCGAGAACAGCGGCCTCGACAAGGTGAAGATCCGCTCGGTGCTCACCTGCCAGGCCAAGCGCGGCATCTGCGTGGAGTGCTACGGCCGTGATCTGGCCCGTGGTCGCAAGGTGTCCGTCGGCGAGGCCGTGGGCGTCATCGCGGCGCAGTCCATCGGTGAGCCGGGTACCCAGCTCACGATGCGCACCTTCCACATCGGTGGTGCGGCGACGCGGCGCGCCGAGCAGTCCAGCCTCGAGAACCGCAACGCGGGTCTGGTGAAGTTCGCCGGCCTCAACACGGTTCAGAAGAAGGACGGCAGCCTGGTGGCCATGAACCGCAACGGCGAGATCGTCATCGTCGACGAGAGCGGCCGTGAGCGCGAGCGCTACCAGGTCATCTACGGCGCCCGCATCCTCGTGAAGGAGGGGCAGCGGCTCGAGGCCGGCACCCTGCTGGCCGAGTGGGATCCGTTCGCCATCCCGCTGCTCACCGAGGTCGGCGGTATCGTGCGCTTCGAGGACATCATCGAAGGCGTCACGATGAACGAGTCGCTGGACGAGGTGACCGGCCTCAGCCGTAAGACGGTCGTCGAGTCCAAGGACCCCGAGGCCCGTCCGCGCATCACCATCCGTGACGAGCAGGGCAACACCAAGGACCTGATCTCCTCCAAGGCTCCGGCGAGCTACTTCCTGCCGCAGGGCTCCATCATCACCGTCAACGACGGCGATGAGATCCACGCCGGTGAGGTCATCGCCAAGGTGCCGCGCGAGACCACGAAGACCAAGGACATCACGGGCGGTCTGCCCCGCGTGGCCGAGCTCTTCGAGGCGCGCAAGCCCAAGGACGCCGCGGCCATCGCGGAGATCGACGGCGTGGTCTCCTTCGGCAAGGACACCAAGGGCAAGCGCAAGCTCATCCTCACCCCCGAGGTGAACGGCGAGCTGCGCACCGACCTGGCCAAGGAGTACCTGATCTCCAAGGGCAAGAACATCAGCGTGCACGCCGGCGATCGCGTCAAGGCCGGCGAGGCGCTCATGGACGGCTCGGCCAACCCGCACGACATCCTCAAGGTGCTCGGCGAGAAGGCGCTCGCGGGCTACCTGGTGGATGAGGTGCAGGAGGTCTACCGACTCCAGGGCGTGAAGATCAACGACAAGCACATCGAGGTGATCGTCCGGCAGATGCTCCGCCGCGTGCGCGTCACCGACGTGGGCGACACCAGCTTCCTCGTCGACGAGCAGGTCGAGAAGTATGTGTTCGAGGAGGAGAACGAGAAGGTCATGGCGCAGGGCCAGCGTCCCGCCGTCGGCGAGCCGCTGCTGCTCGGCATCACCAAGGCCTCGCTCTCCACCGAGTCGTTCATCTCGGCGTCCTCCTTCCAGGAGACCACCAAGGTGCTCACCGAGGCCGCCATCAACGGCAAGGTGGACTACCTGCGCGGCCTCAAGGAGAACGTCATCATGGGCCGCCTCATCCCCGCCGGTACGGGTCTGCCCAACTACAAGTACCTCGACATCGAGGTGGAGAGCCCCGCCGACGAGATCTCCGAGATGGAGGCCGCCCTGGCCGCCACCCACGGCGATGACGTCGCTCCGTCCCTGTCGCCCACCGGCGGTCGGTCCGAGGGCTCCCAGACCAGCGGTGCCGCCTAG
- the rpoB gene encoding DNA-directed RNA polymerase subunit beta, whose translation MPTQIQNNFRVRKTFAKIAKTIDIPNLINIQKQSYEKFLQADIPPEKREDIGLQGVFKSVFPIRDFNETSSLEFVSYHLEKPKYDVDECHQRGMTYSAPIKVVVRLVVWDKDEETGAQSIRDVKEQEVYFGEIPLMTQNGTFIINGTERVVVSQLHRSPGAFFDHDKGKSHSSGKLLYNARIIPYRGSWIDFEFDHKDILYVRIDRRRKLPATVLIRALGAVSDTAKKNPLEFRGSTEEILNYYYATETIYLQSNTDFEKSVELELLPGQRATRDIKTKAGDIIVKKNRKFTRAAIKKLEAAKMKTLPIDADELFTKVSAYDVVDENTGEVILECNEEVSQDKVDELLKRDIKEFKVLFIDNLNVGPYLRETLMLDKIETPEQAIMEIYRRLRPGDPPTPETATNLFSNLFFNPERYDLSKVGRLKLNFKFGLEEPLDGQILTKRDILEVIRYLVDLKNGKGVIDDIDHLGNRRVRAVGELLENQYRIGLVRMERAIKERMSLQEIETLMPHDLINAKPVTAVIKEFFGSSQLSQFMDQTNPLSEVTHKRRLSALGPGGLTRERAGFEVRDVHPTHYGRICPIETPEGPNIGLIASLSTFARVNEFGFVETPYKKVEAGVVTGDVAFYSALEEEKHTIAQANAETDKKGKFLNALVSARRSGDFIQAKAEEVDLMDVSPNQLVSVAASLIPFLENDDANRALMGSNMQRQAVPLLRTAAPLVGTGIEAIVARDSGVTCVARRDGIVESVDASRIVVKADAAAGAFDISSEVDIYNLLKYQRSNQNTCLNQKPIVRKGDRVKKGDVIADGPATETGELALGQNVVVAFMPWQGYNFEDSILISERILKEDVFTSIHIEEFECIARDTKLGKEEITRDIPNVGEEALKDLDESGIIRIGAEVKPGDVLVGKITPKGETQLSPEEKLLRAIFGEKAGDVRDSSLRVPPGVVGTVINAKVFSRKGVEKDERAKQIESMEEAKLLKDQNDEIKVLRDSAYGRLRAMLRGKEIQGKLVDDKGKILLKKGDIVSDELLATVPYKYWTEISVGDPLDGKLRDILRNLEETTEAVKLAFGEKIARIKKGDELPPGVIKMVKVYVAIKRKLAVGDKMAGRHGNKGVVSRVLPEEDLPYLQDGRPVDIVLNPLGVPSRMNIGQILETHLGWAAKGVGEQLQRYIEENYSGENLKKQLKVVYDDKAFGDFVDGLSDDEVKSLCYRLKKGIHVATPVFDGARETEIHSLFDEARLPRTGQMVLFDGRTGEPFDQNVTVGVMYMLKLHHLVDEKIHARSIGPYSLVTQQPLGGKAQFGGQRLGEMEVWAMEAYGAAYTLQEFLTVKSDDVVGRTRMYEAIVKGDNVLESGLPESFNVLLKELQSLALDVELLESAPPERQRSFSGDFGGGDGEDRVKTGTEA comes from the coding sequence ATGCCGACGCAGATCCAGAACAACTTCCGAGTGCGGAAGACCTTCGCGAAGATCGCGAAGACCATCGACATTCCCAACCTCATCAACATCCAGAAGCAGTCCTACGAGAAGTTCCTCCAGGCTGACATCCCGCCGGAGAAGCGTGAGGACATCGGGCTTCAGGGGGTCTTCAAGTCGGTCTTTCCGATCCGTGATTTCAACGAGACGTCCTCGCTGGAGTTCGTCAGCTACCACCTCGAGAAGCCGAAGTACGACGTCGATGAGTGCCACCAGCGTGGCATGACCTATTCGGCGCCCATCAAGGTCGTCGTCCGCCTGGTCGTCTGGGACAAGGACGAGGAGACCGGCGCCCAGTCCATCCGTGACGTGAAGGAGCAGGAGGTCTACTTCGGGGAAATCCCGCTGATGACCCAGAACGGCACCTTCATCATCAACGGGACCGAGCGCGTGGTGGTCAGCCAGCTGCACCGCAGCCCGGGTGCCTTCTTCGACCACGACAAGGGCAAGAGCCACTCGTCTGGCAAGTTGCTCTACAACGCCCGCATCATCCCGTACCGCGGCTCGTGGATCGACTTCGAGTTCGACCACAAGGACATCCTGTACGTGCGCATCGACCGGCGCCGCAAGCTGCCGGCCACGGTGCTCATCCGCGCCCTGGGCGCGGTGTCCGACACCGCCAAGAAGAACCCGTTGGAGTTCCGTGGCTCCACCGAGGAGATCCTCAACTACTACTACGCCACGGAGACCATCTACCTCCAGAGCAACACCGACTTCGAGAAGTCCGTGGAGCTGGAGCTGTTGCCCGGTCAGCGCGCCACGCGCGACATCAAGACCAAGGCGGGCGACATCATCGTCAAGAAGAACCGCAAGTTCACCCGCGCCGCCATCAAGAAGCTCGAGGCGGCCAAGATGAAGACGCTCCCCATCGACGCGGACGAGCTCTTCACCAAGGTGTCCGCCTACGACGTGGTGGATGAGAACACCGGTGAGGTCATCCTCGAGTGCAACGAGGAGGTCTCCCAGGACAAGGTCGACGAGCTCCTCAAGCGCGACATCAAGGAGTTCAAGGTCCTCTTCATCGACAACCTCAACGTGGGTCCGTACCTGCGTGAGACGTTGATGCTGGACAAGATCGAGACCCCCGAGCAGGCGATCATGGAGATCTACCGCCGCCTGCGCCCGGGTGATCCGCCCACGCCGGAGACGGCCACCAACCTCTTCAGCAACCTGTTCTTCAACCCCGAGCGCTACGACCTGTCCAAGGTCGGCCGCCTCAAGCTGAACTTCAAGTTCGGCCTCGAGGAGCCGCTCGATGGGCAGATCCTCACCAAGCGCGACATCCTCGAGGTCATCCGCTACCTGGTGGACCTCAAGAACGGGAAGGGTGTGATCGACGACATCGATCACCTCGGCAACCGTCGTGTGCGCGCGGTGGGCGAGCTGCTGGAGAACCAGTACCGCATCGGTCTGGTGCGCATGGAGCGGGCGATCAAGGAGCGCATGAGCCTCCAGGAGATCGAGACGCTCATGCCGCACGACCTGATCAACGCCAAGCCCGTGACGGCCGTCATCAAGGAGTTCTTCGGGTCCAGCCAGCTGTCGCAGTTCATGGACCAGACGAATCCGCTGTCCGAGGTGACGCACAAGCGGCGCCTGTCCGCCCTCGGGCCCGGCGGCCTCACTCGCGAGCGCGCGGGCTTCGAGGTGCGCGACGTGCACCCGACGCACTACGGCCGCATCTGCCCCATCGAGACGCCGGAAGGTCCGAACATCGGCCTCATCGCGTCGCTGTCCACCTTCGCTCGCGTCAACGAGTTCGGCTTCGTCGAGACGCCGTACAAGAAGGTGGAGGCCGGCGTGGTGACGGGTGACGTGGCCTTCTACTCCGCGCTCGAGGAGGAGAAGCACACCATCGCCCAGGCCAACGCGGAGACGGACAAGAAGGGCAAGTTCCTCAACGCCCTCGTGTCGGCTCGCCGCAGCGGTGACTTCATCCAGGCGAAGGCCGAGGAAGTGGACCTGATGGACGTGTCCCCGAACCAGCTGGTGTCGGTGGCCGCCTCCCTCATTCCCTTCCTGGAGAACGACGACGCCAACCGCGCGCTCATGGGCTCCAACATGCAGCGCCAGGCCGTGCCGTTGCTGCGCACCGCCGCTCCGCTCGTGGGCACCGGTATCGAGGCCATCGTGGCTCGCGACTCCGGCGTCACCTGCGTGGCCCGGCGCGACGGCATCGTGGAGAGCGTGGACGCCAGCCGTATCGTCGTGAAGGCCGACGCCGCCGCGGGTGCGTTCGACATCTCCAGCGAGGTCGACATCTACAACCTCCTGAAGTACCAGCGCTCCAACCAGAACACGTGCCTCAACCAGAAGCCCATCGTCCGCAAGGGCGACCGGGTGAAGAAGGGTGACGTGATCGCCGACGGTCCCGCGACCGAAACCGGCGAGCTGGCGCTGGGCCAGAACGTGGTCGTCGCGTTCATGCCGTGGCAGGGCTACAACTTCGAGGACTCCATCCTCATCTCCGAGCGCATCCTCAAGGAGGACGTCTTCACGTCCATCCACATCGAGGAGTTCGAGTGCATCGCGCGCGATACCAAGCTCGGCAAGGAGGAGATCACCCGCGACATCCCGAACGTGGGTGAGGAGGCCCTCAAGGACCTCGACGAGAGCGGCATCATCCGCATCGGCGCCGAGGTGAAGCCCGGCGACGTGCTGGTGGGCAAGATCACTCCGAAGGGCGAGACCCAGCTCTCCCCCGAGGAGAAGCTGCTGCGCGCCATCTTCGGTGAGAAGGCCGGCGACGTGCGTGACAGCTCGCTGCGCGTGCCCCCCGGCGTGGTGGGCACCGTCATCAACGCCAAGGTGTTCAGCCGCAAGGGCGTCGAGAAGGACGAGCGCGCCAAGCAGATCGAGTCCATGGAGGAGGCCAAGCTCCTCAAGGACCAGAACGACGAGATCAAGGTCCTGCGCGACAGCGCCTACGGCCGCCTGCGTGCCATGCTCCGCGGCAAGGAGATCCAGGGCAAGCTCGTGGACGACAAGGGGAAGATCCTCCTGAAGAAGGGGGACATCGTCTCCGACGAGCTCCTGGCCACCGTCCCCTACAAGTACTGGACGGAGATCTCCGTCGGCGATCCGCTCGACGGCAAGCTGCGCGACATCCTCCGCAACCTGGAGGAGACCACCGAGGCCGTGAAGCTGGCCTTCGGCGAGAAGATCGCCCGCATCAAGAAGGGCGATGAGCTCCCGCCGGGCGTCATCAAGATGGTGAAGGTGTACGTCGCCATCAAGCGCAAGCTGGCCGTGGGCGACAAGATGGCCGGCCGCCACGGTAACAAGGGCGTCGTCTCCCGCGTCCTCCCCGAGGAGGATCTGCCGTACCTCCAGGACGGCCGTCCGGTGGACATCGTGCTCAACCCGCTGGGCGTGCCCTCGCGCATGAACATCGGGCAGATCCTCGAGACGCACCTGGGCTGGGCCGCCAAGGGCGTGGGCGAGCAGCTCCAGCGCTACATCGAGGAGAACTACAGCGGCGAGAACCTCAAGAAGCAGCTGAAGGTCGTCTACGACGACAAGGCCTTCGGCGACTTCGTGGACGGGCTGTCCGACGACGAGGTCAAGAGCCTGTGCTACCGCCTGAAGAAGGGCATCCACGTCGCCACGCCGGTGTTCGACGGCGCTCGCGAGACGGAGATCCACTCGCTCTTCGACGAGGCCCGGCTGCCGCGCACCGGTCAGATGGTGCTCTTCGACGGCCGCACCGGTGAGCCGTTCGACCAGAACGTCACCGTGGGCGTCATGTACATGCTCAAGCTGCACCACCTGGTGGACGAGAAGATCCACGCCCGTTCCATCGGGCCCTACTCGCTCGTCACGCAGCAGCCCCTGGGCGGCAAGGCCCAGTTCGGCGGCCAGCGTCTGGGAGAGATGGAAGTGTGGGCGATGGAGGCCTACGGTGCCGCGTACACGCTGCAGGAGTTCCTCACCGTCAAGTCCGACGACGTGGTGGGCCGCACGCGCATGTACGAGGCGATCGTCAAGGGCGACAACGTCCTCGAGTCTGGTCTGCCCGAGTCGTTCAACGTGCTCCTCAAGGAGCTCCAGTCGCTCGCGCTCGACGTCGAGCTGCTGGAGAGCGCTCCGCCCGAGCGCCAGCGCTCCTTCTCGGGAGACTTCGGTGGCGGCGACGGCGAGGACCGCGTGAAGACGGGTACCGAGGCCTAG
- the rplL gene encoding 50S ribosomal protein L7/L12 translates to MADLNAIVDQLSSLTVMEAAELVKQLESKWGVSAAAVAVAAGPAAAAAAAPVEEKTEFTVVLADAGANKINVIKEIRAITGLGLKEAKDLVEGAPKTVKEGVNKDDAKKIKDQLTAAGAKVDIK, encoded by the coding sequence ATGGCTGACCTGAATGCGATCGTCGACCAGCTCTCCTCCCTGACCGTCATGGAGGCCGCCGAGCTCGTGAAGCAGCTCGAGAGCAAGTGGGGCGTGTCCGCCGCCGCCGTCGCCGTGGCCGCTGGCCCCGCCGCCGCCGCCGCCGCTGCCCCTGTCGAGGAGAAGACGGAGTTCACCGTCGTTCTCGCCGACGCCGGCGCGAACAAGATCAACGTCATCAAGGAGATCCGCGCCATCACCGGTCTGGGCCTGAAGGAGGCCAAGGACCTGGTCGAGGGCGCCCCCAAGACCGTCAAGGAGGGCGTCAACAAGGACGACGCCAAGAAGATCAAGGACCAGCTCACCGCGGCTGGCGCCAAGGTCGACATCAAGTAA
- the rplJ gene encoding 50S ribosomal protein L10: MIKSEKEELIKELNEKFSRAQTAIVAEFSKLNVETVTKLRKKFRDGKVDYKVLKNTLARRAAKGTPVEVIADDFVGPVAIAISYDDVVAPAKILVDFIKDLETIKVRSASVQGRRVDTEGVKALAKMPGLPELRAQLLGMINQPAGKLVRTIAAPGSQLARVLQANVDKQPE, from the coding sequence GTGATCAAGAGCGAGAAGGAAGAACTCATCAAGGAACTCAACGAGAAGTTTTCGCGGGCCCAGACCGCGATCGTCGCTGAGTTCTCCAAGCTGAACGTTGAGACGGTCACCAAGCTGCGCAAGAAGTTCCGCGACGGCAAGGTGGACTACAAGGTCCTGAAGAACACGCTGGCCAGGCGCGCCGCGAAGGGTACGCCGGTGGAGGTCATCGCCGACGACTTCGTGGGGCCCGTGGCCATCGCCATCAGCTACGACGATGTCGTGGCTCCGGCGAAGATCCTCGTGGACTTCATCAAGGACCTCGAGACCATCAAGGTCCGTAGCGCGTCCGTGCAGGGCCGCCGCGTCGACACCGAGGGCGTCAAGGCCCTGGCGAAGATGCCCGGTCTGCCCGAGCTCCGCGCCCAGTTGCTCGGCATGATCAACCAGCCTGCCGGCAAGCTCGTCCGGACCATCGCGGCCCCCGGCTCCCAGCTGGCCCGCGTGCTCCAGGCCAACGTGGACAAGCAGCCCGAGTAA